The region agtgtgatttagaagaatgggatcaaataaaaagatattcatagcaacaggcaacTCTTTTATTTTGTCCTCACAAACCTAAGAAAACGAAATTTTCACCTGTAAGAAAGTACACCTTGACAAGATTTTGAGCCATTGACAACAACAgtgagataatgaagataagtaaaaagttcttcttttgtaatctGACTCCTCTCAAAGCTTTCAAGATTTGTGCAGGGATTGTGACTTTAATGGTGATATATGGAAGGGGAAGACTACAACCCCAaagttacacttgcaattagacaataaCAACAGTGCTGATGATATGGCACACGTATCTGAAACTGgacagaaggaatatcagatttctcagTTATGTTTTCATCAAAGGTTTTGGGATACTATGTTCAATTATGGTGATGTAGatgctaatcacaaaccagaatgtgagagtagtgaGAATTTTGATATACTATATACTAATAATTTCTTCTCTTgttcagaaaacagtgttattgacaTTTGTAAATCatgtgatgactgtattggatttGGACtatgtgatatttttgatgtagatgtgaatgagagctgtgaactATCTGAGGTTGGTAAGTCTCAGATTGatggcttattgcaaatgaatgtaagtgAAGTAAGTGACCttgatggagatgagacttgtaTTTTTAGTGAtattgttgatgaagtaattttggaggaaTATGATGATGATTAGTATCAGGTATTTGTAGAGTTTAAGCATAATggagtttcagagttatttgtgaataaTGTTGACAATAGAGGTAAGGTAAGCAATATATGTAATGTTGTAAGTGGGAGTCATGGAATACCAGACCAgttaaaacagtttttcattaatgtcatgcagagtaatgatccaaaaaATAAAGGTGAGTTATCTGTGAATGTAGAGAATAAAGGAGAAAACTTTTTGGAGGTTGTTTGGGACCTGATCGTTAAGATATATAAATGTGCTTTCTGGAATGAGTTAACT is a window of Schistocerca gregaria isolate iqSchGreg1 chromosome 8, iqSchGreg1.2, whole genome shotgun sequence DNA encoding:
- the LOC126284285 gene encoding uncharacterized protein LOC126284285 translates to MAHVSETGQKEYQISQLCFHQRFWDTMFNYGDVDANHKPECESSENFDILYTNNFFSCSENSVIDICKSCDDCIGFGLCDIFDVDVNESCELSEVGKSQIDGLLQMNVSEVSDLDGDETCIFSDIVDEVILEEYDDD